A genomic segment from Halomonas sp. TA22 encodes:
- a CDS encoding YbaB/EbfC family nucleoid-associated protein has protein sequence MLKGGMGNLMKQAQEMQEKMQRMQEEAAQSEVTGEAGAGMIKVTMNGRHDVSQVEIDPSIMEEDKELLEDLLAAAVNDAVRKVEQTTREKMQEATAGLNLPPGFKMPF, from the coding sequence ATGTTGAAAGGTGGAATGGGCAACCTGATGAAGCAGGCCCAGGAAATGCAGGAAAAGATGCAGCGCATGCAGGAAGAGGCAGCGCAATCCGAGGTGACCGGCGAAGCCGGCGCCGGCATGATCAAGGTGACCATGAACGGGCGCCATGATGTCAGCCAGGTCGAGATCGACCCCAGCATCATGGAGGAGGACAAGGAGCTGCTCGAGGATCTGCTGGCCGCTGCCGTCAACGATGCGGTGCGCAAGGTCGAGCAGACCACTCGGGAGAAGATGCAGGAGGCGACCGCCGGCCTGAATCTGCCGCCTGGCTTCAAGATGCCTTTCTAG